In Pseudochaenichthys georgianus unplaced genomic scaffold, fPseGeo1.2 scaffold_335_arrow_ctg1, whole genome shotgun sequence, the genomic window CGTTCAGGTGCCCTGCTGTGCATCATACACTGACTCACCAGGACCTGACGTCCAGGTGCCCTGCTGTGCATCATACACTGCCTCACCAGGACCTGACGTTCAGGTGCCCTGCTGTGCATCATACACTGCCTCACCAGGACCTGACGTTCAGGTGCCCTGCTGTGCATCATACACTGCCTCACCAGGACCTGACGTTCAGGTGCCCTGCTGTGCATCATACACTGACTCACCAGGACCTGACGTCCAGGTGCCCTGCTGTGCATCATACACTGACTCACCAGGACCTGACGTCCAGGTGCCCTGCTGTGCATCATACACTGACTCACCAGGACCTGATGCTCAGGTGCCCTGCTGTGCATCATACACTGACTCACCAGgacctgatgttcaggtgcccTGCTGTGCATCATACACTGACTCACCAGGACCTGACGTCCAGGTGCCCTGCTGTGCATCATACACTGACTCACCAGGACCTGATGCTCAGGTGCCCTGCTGTGCATCATACACTGACTCACCAGGACCTGACGTCCAGGTGCCCTGCTGTGCATCATACACTGACTCACCAGGACCTGACGTCCAGGTGCCCTGCTGTGCATCATACACTGACTCACCAGGACCTGACGTCCAGGTGCCCTGCTGTGCATCATACACTGACTCACCAGGACCTGATGTTCAGGCGCCCTGCTGTGCATCATACACTGACTCACCAGGACCTGATGTTCAGGCGCCCTGCTGTGCATCATACACTGACTCACCAGGACCTGACGTCCAGGTGCCCTGCTGTGCATCATACACTGACTCACCAGGACCTGACGTCCAGGTGCCCTGCTGTGCATCATACACTGACTCACCAGGACCTGATGTTCAGGCGCCCTGCTGTGCATCATACACTGACTCACCAGGACCTGACGTCCAGGTGCCCTGCTGTGCATCATACACTGACTCACCAGGACCTGACGTCCAGGTGCCCTGCTGTGCATCATACACTGCCTCACCAGGACCTGACGTTCAGGTGCCCTGCTGTGCATCATACACTGACTCACCAGGACCTGACGTCCAGGTGCCCTGCTGTGCATCATACACTGACTCACCAGGACCTGATGCTCAGGTGCCCTGCTGTGCATCATACACTGACTCACCAGGACCTGACGTCCAGGTGCCCTGCTGTGCATCATACACTGACTCACCAGGACCTGACGTTCAGGCGCCCTGCTGTGCATCATACACTGACTCACCCAGGACCTTGACGTTGACGAACAGGGCCTTCTCTCCCGCCGGGCTGCGCACCGACAGGCAGTATTTGCCCGAGTCGTTGCGTGTGCTGTCGGGGATGATGAGGAAGGTCATGGTGTCGATGATGTCCACCTTCCCTTTCCTCGTCACGTTGTCCAGGCCCATCCTCCTCCAGCTAACTGTGGGAGGGGGTCGGCCTCTGACGGTGGCGCACAGCCTGATGGGGCAGCCGGCTCGCACCGTCAGGCCCTGCTTCAGGTTTGCGTCAAGCTCCACTTCTGGAGCCTCTGTGGGAGGAGAGGCCACGCATTACACTTTGTTCGGAGCCttaaaaacacttcagaatgtCATGAATCAATCTCTAATTGGGAACTAGGAACTACACATTTGAAAGATATCTGGACAGTTTTTGATTTCTATTGTTACTTCATATCTCTTTGCAAGGATGCTCATTTACCAACATGGAAAAGTAGTTATTTTCACTTTTGAGTTGGACTATTCGCTCCTCTAGTTACGACACAGGAAACTAAAAACGTCCTTACCTAGGATCTCCTTGGGGATCACAGGCGCCTCCAGTTCGCAGGGCAGGCTCATGCCGACCTGGTTCTGGGCCGAGACCCTGAACACGTACAAATTCTTTTGCTCCAGACTGTAGACGGTGAACTCGCACACCACCAGCTGAGCCGCCACGTTGCACCTCTTCCAGCCGTCGTCTCCTTTCTTGGCGCTTCCATGCAGCCTCAACTCCACAACGTATCCGATGATGGGAGCCCCACCGTCGGACACAGGCTTGGTCCAGCTCAGAGAGACACTGGACTTTGTGCTGTCCACGACCTTCAGGCTGGTGGGAGGCGCCGGAGGCTCTGTAGGAACACAGGAGGGTGTGAAGCTCAATACACAGACTGCTTCTAAAGATCTATATGTGAATCGACCGCTGAACACTACGGGCTGTGCATTGTGTGTTATTCTCAACTTGCTTACAATGTAGAACAACGTAGATCATTATTTTGCTTAACTTGTTTTTCTGTGCTTCGTCTCAACAAATAATAATGTCCGTTTTACATCTGGCGGATAAAGCAATTCTGATTGTGATGTTAACATTAATATTGGTTACGTACCAACGGTGTCCTTGGCGGTGATGGCGAGTGAAGGGCTTGCTTGCGCTGCCAACGCCAATTTCATTAACCGCCTTGACTCTGTACTGGTAGTCGTGGAGGGGCAGGAGTCCGGTCACGGTGTAACGTGTTGGAGGGATTGGGTCCTTGACGACAGGAGACCACCTCACGGCGTGCTCCTCCCTCTTCTCCAACAGATAACCGATGATGGACTTCCCGCCGTCCTTTTCGGGCTCAGCCCACTCCACCGTCATCTCGTGCTTGCCGATCTTGCTGATCTCTGGTGCCTCCGGAGCGTCAGGTACACTGAACTGGGTGCCGGCCACGATGGCTTCGCTCTCCTCCGCGGGCCCAGGACCCATCTTGTTCTCAGCGCGGACTCTGAAGATATACTCATTGCCCTCGACGAGACGAGTGACCTTAGCTTTGTTGGTGATGATGGCGTTCGAGTGGACTGACCAGACTCCCCTCTTGGTTTCACACTTCTCAATAATGTAGTTGTAGATTTCGCAGCTGCCATCGTCCTCTGGGACTTCCCAGGACAGATGGCACCGGTCAGTGGTGATGCCAGACACCTTCAGGTCCATGACGGGGCCTGGTCTGTCCAAGACGTTGACCTTAGCGTGAGCAGAGGCGGTTCCTGCGCTGTTGGAGGCAGTGACCAGATATGTACCACTGTCTGTGCGTCTGGCAGCGGTTATCAGCAGCTTTGAGAAGTCGGTTCCAGAGTCCAGCGTATGCCTGAGGCCCTTCCTGATCTCGCGGGTTTCCTCGTCTTTGTTCCATTTGATTACAGGCTGTGGTTTGCCCTTCACTGTCGCCTCAATATGAAAGGAGTCGCCTGCCTTGACCACGAGTGTTGCGTTCCAGTTTGATCTTGACCTCAGGCTCCACGAGCTGTTCCTTTACCAGGACTTCAGGCGTGGTCACCCAGTTGCTCTCGCCCCCCTCGTTCTTCGTCTGTACTCTGAACTGGTACAGCTGGTTTTCAATGCACCTGTCAGCCATGAAGTAGGTCTCCTTGATAGCGCCCTTGTGAAGCCTCTCCCACTCCTCAGCCTCCTTTGGCTTCTTCTCAACATGATAGGCAATGTTACGGCTACCACCGTCGTAGTCGGGCTTCTTCCACTTGAGGAAGCAGAAGTCCTTGCCGATCTCAGCGATATGGAAGTCAATTGGTTCACCGGGCTTCTCGATGGGATCCACTGCCAGTACAGGCTCTTTGGACTCAATGGCTGGACCAGCACCAATCTTGTTCTCCGCGCTGACACGGAAAAAGTACTCGCAGCCTTCCGTTAGAGGGGCCTTCATCTGGCGCTTGGTGCAGTCATTGGCGACGACAGTCCATGCTCTCTGGCTGGGCTGACGGCACTCAATGATGTACTGGTTGATCTCTGTGCCTCCGTTGTCCTCTGGGTTTTCCCAGGACACCATGCAGGACTTCTTTGTGGCGTAGGCCACTCTTAGGTTCTGGCAAGGTCCTGGTGTGTCCAGGACATTGACGATAATGGTGGCCTGTGCTTGTCCACTGCTGTTCTTGGCGAGAATGGCATATTTACCATAGTCTGACCGGACGGCCTCATTGATGACGAGTTCACACATTGGGTAGTGGTTGTTGATCTCGGTGCGTCTGTCCCGGGCCACGGCTCGGGCATCTTTGGTCCATGTG contains:
- the LOC117442191 gene encoding myosin-binding protein H-like; its protein translation is MKLALAAQASPSLAITAKDTVEPPAPPTSLKVVDSTKSSVSLSWTKPVSDGGAPIIGYVVELRLHGSAKKGDDGWKRCNVAAQLVVCEFTVYSLEQKNLYVFRVSAQNQVGMSLPCELEAPVIPKEILEAPEVELDANLKQGLTVRAGCPIRLCATVRGRPPPTVSWRRMGLDNVTRKGKVDIIDTMTFLIIPDSTRNDSGKYCLSVRSPAGEKALFVNVKVLGESVYDAQQGA